The following proteins are co-located in the Rippkaea orientalis PCC 8801 genome:
- a CDS encoding 4a-hydroxytetrahydrobiopterin dehydratase, with product MSDLKQQKCVPCHGNDPALTLIEIEQLKPQIPGWSIVEKQGQLQLEKIYKFSDFQQAITFTNAVGNIAEDEGHHPALLTEWGKVTVSWWTHAINGLHENDFIMAAKTDEIYAKR from the coding sequence ATGAGCGATCTAAAACAACAAAAGTGTGTACCTTGTCATGGTAATGATCCGGCTCTGACTCTAATAGAAATTGAACAGTTAAAACCCCAGATTCCTGGTTGGTCAATTGTTGAGAAACAAGGACAATTACAGTTAGAAAAAATCTATAAATTTTCAGATTTTCAACAAGCCATTACCTTTACTAATGCCGTGGGGAATATTGCCGAAGACGAGGGACACCATCCCGCATTACTAACGGAATGGGGAAAAGTAACCGTTTCCTGGTGGACTCATGCGATTAACGGGTTACATGAAAATGACTTTATCATGGCAGCTAAAACCGACGAAATTTACGCAAAAAGGTAA
- a CDS encoding uridylate kinase, translated as MTETVSNNDLRHHLNSMLMRESLLDKEVQKSTEVPVIRMLPDTYVVKIGGRSILDKGRVATHPVVEVLGTLLGSKKLIIGTGGGARTRHVFSIGIDLGMPSGVLAELAQADALGNAHILGALLAPYGVVAIPPEVFGHLLPLFIRSVPGVIFTGVPPYSLWEHPPEIGRIPPHGSDAGSFLLAECFGCQSVTLVKDVKGLYDRDPNLHADANFIPEISTTELRKGNFETLPFERILLNLLDHSRLIHQVQIVNGLEPETIIAAVNGEHAGTIIHRDN; from the coding sequence ATGACTGAAACTGTAAGCAACAACGATCTACGCCATCATCTAAATTCTATGTTGATGCGGGAAAGTTTACTCGATAAAGAGGTTCAAAAATCCACAGAAGTTCCAGTAATTCGGATGCTTCCTGATACCTATGTGGTGAAAATAGGAGGACGTTCTATTCTCGACAAAGGACGAGTAGCGACTCATCCAGTCGTTGAAGTATTAGGCACGCTCTTAGGGTCAAAAAAATTGATTATTGGCACGGGAGGAGGAGCAAGAACCCGTCATGTTTTCTCCATTGGTATTGATTTAGGAATGCCATCAGGAGTGTTAGCAGAATTAGCTCAAGCAGATGCGTTAGGCAATGCCCACATTTTAGGAGCTCTGTTAGCTCCCTACGGCGTTGTAGCCATTCCTCCAGAAGTTTTTGGTCATTTATTACCCCTGTTTATTCGTAGTGTTCCTGGGGTTATTTTCACCGGGGTTCCTCCCTATTCTTTATGGGAACATCCCCCAGAAATTGGACGTATTCCTCCCCACGGTAGTGATGCGGGTTCGTTTTTGTTAGCAGAATGTTTTGGTTGTCAAAGTGTTACCTTAGTTAAGGATGTTAAGGGACTCTATGATCGTGATCCTAACCTTCATGCAGACGCAAATTTTATTCCAGAAATTTCAACAACAGAGTTAAGAAAGGGGAACTTTGAAACCTTACCCTTTGAACGCATTCTCCTCAATTTATTGGATCATTCTCGTCTAATTCATCAGGTTCAAATTGTTAATGGACTTGAACCGGAAACAATTATTGCTGCGGTTAATGGTGAACACGCAGGAACAATTATTCATCGGGATAACTAA
- a CDS encoding anti-sigma factor family protein: MMSNFEQEDWPSVADASDMNNQFERFELLSAYLDGEVTAEERQQVQQWLDTDPQFHQLYCKLSRLQREIPTLPVPSSPVSSEQLSQGVFRSIDRQNRTKRLTMCGGIAIATLIVGAISSLSVRNGALSPRFADIAPQLTEKEAEPLTIALNRPVVEIPLSAR; encoded by the coding sequence ATGATGTCTAATTTTGAACAAGAGGATTGGCCATCCGTCGCCGATGCCAGTGATATGAATAATCAGTTTGAGCGTTTTGAGTTGTTAAGTGCCTATCTAGATGGCGAAGTAACAGCCGAAGAACGCCAGCAAGTCCAGCAATGGCTGGACACTGACCCTCAATTTCATCAGCTATACTGCAAACTTTCGCGTCTACAACGGGAAATCCCAACGCTACCAGTTCCGTCAAGCCCCGTTTCATCAGAGCAACTGTCCCAAGGGGTTTTTCGGTCTATTGATCGCCAAAATCGGACAAAACGACTGACTATGTGTGGGGGAATTGCGATCGCGACTCTGATCGTGGGAGCCATTTCTAGCTTGTCTGTGCGCAATGGGGCTTTATCTCCACGTTTTGCTGATATTGCGCCCCAACTTACCGAAAAAGAAGCTGAACCCCTAACCATTGCTCTCAACCGTCCTGTGGTGGAAATTCCTCTGTCTGCTCGATAA
- a CDS encoding RNA recognition motif domain-containing protein → MSIYVGNLAYEVTEADLNSVFGEYGSVKRVHVPMDRDTGRMRGFAFVEMESPSQEDSAISTLDGAEWMGRTLKVNKAREREQRSNSGGGRGRRF, encoded by the coding sequence ATGTCGATTTATGTAGGTAACCTCGCGTATGAGGTCACAGAAGCTGATCTTAATTCAGTTTTTGGTGAATATGGCTCGGTTAAACGAGTTCATGTTCCCATGGACCGGGACACTGGTCGTATGCGGGGATTTGCTTTCGTTGAAATGGAATCGCCTAGTCAAGAAGATTCCGCAATTTCCACCCTCGATGGTGCCGAGTGGATGGGTCGTACCCTAAAAGTCAATAAAGCACGGGAACGCGAACAACGCAGTAATTCAGGCGGCGGACGCGGCAGACGCTTCTAA
- a CDS encoding Crp/Fnr family transcriptional regulator gives MLLTHDLLQPLSSHEGNEARRLHFYDRGEEIPLASEGVWQVYRGITQLSQLTPQGEEILLGWAQPSTFFGSWLTYMESYQAKALSEVYLRWYHLAEIEASPQLAQQVLTKVVQRMRQTEALLAIAGLKRVEDRLQQLLHLLQQEIGEPTPQGSRLRVRLTHQNLASAIGTTRVTITRLLGEFQRQGWLHIDSDRHICFKD, from the coding sequence ATGCTCCTAACTCACGATCTGCTTCAACCCCTATCTTCCCACGAAGGAAATGAGGCACGGCGGCTACATTTTTATGATCGCGGCGAGGAAATTCCCCTAGCATCAGAAGGAGTTTGGCAAGTATATCGCGGAATTACTCAATTAAGCCAACTCACCCCTCAAGGAGAAGAGATTTTACTCGGTTGGGCTCAACCTTCCACCTTTTTTGGTTCTTGGTTGACCTATATGGAGTCCTACCAAGCAAAAGCTTTGTCAGAAGTTTATCTGAGATGGTATCATCTAGCAGAAATAGAGGCCTCTCCTCAATTAGCTCAACAGGTATTAACCAAGGTTGTCCAGCGCATGAGACAAACCGAAGCTTTACTGGCGATCGCCGGATTAAAACGAGTTGAAGATAGGCTACAGCAATTATTACATCTACTCCAACAAGAAATAGGAGAACCCACCCCACAAGGCAGTCGGTTAAGAGTTCGTTTAACCCATCAAAACCTCGCTAGTGCTATTGGAACAACCAGAGTTACCATTACCCGCTTATTGGGAGAGTTTCAACGACAAGGATGGCTGCATATTGACAGCGATCGCCATATTTGTTTTAAAGATTAA
- a CDS encoding gamma-glutamylcyclotransferase family protein — MRVFVYGTLKPGERNYPIYCQNKVIEEIRVYTYGELYHLNLGYPGMTIGTRQVHGYLLVFADESVLEPLDRLEDYHPLRSPQDNQYLREVLTVYSLTGELLGETWGYRMTLEKVQQFGGQLVASGWWTENPKNHQLIEQTEEFPPQDG, encoded by the coding sequence GTGAGAGTTTTTGTCTATGGAACGTTAAAACCAGGAGAACGGAACTATCCTATCTATTGCCAAAATAAAGTGATAGAAGAAATTAGGGTCTATACCTATGGGGAACTTTATCATCTCAATTTGGGTTATCCGGGGATGACAATAGGGACTCGCCAAGTTCATGGGTATTTACTTGTTTTCGCGGATGAAAGCGTCCTAGAACCCTTAGATCGATTAGAGGATTATCATCCCCTGCGATCGCCCCAAGACAACCAATATCTCCGAGAAGTCCTAACGGTTTATTCCCTAACCGGAGAACTCCTAGGAGAAACGTGGGGTTATCGGATGACCTTAGAAAAAGTCCAACAATTCGGGGGTCAATTAGTTGCTTCGGGATGGTGGACAGAAAACCCTAAAAACCATCAACTTATCGAGCAGACAGAGGAATTTCCACCACAGGACGGTTGA
- a CDS encoding sigma-70 family RNA polymerase sigma factor, with protein MSQAIPASWSTAQAKESAAKVPPEKLSNYDLILRCQEGFHPDRGAFSELLNRYQSHVDRILYHLAPDWQDRADLAQEVWIRVYRNIKRLNEPVKFRGWLSRIATNLFYDELRKRKRVSHPVSLDAPRRVDDGEIEWDIVSDYPSPDDNLATREFYDRLQVAIADLPEAFRMTIVLREIEGMAYEEIAQLTGVSLGTVKSRIARARAKLQSVLQQYLD; from the coding sequence ATGAGTCAAGCAATTCCTGCATCCTGGTCAACGGCACAAGCCAAAGAATCAGCTGCTAAAGTGCCTCCAGAGAAACTCTCAAACTACGATTTGATTTTGCGCTGTCAAGAGGGATTTCATCCCGATCGCGGGGCTTTCTCTGAACTTTTAAATCGCTATCAGTCCCATGTTGATAGGATTCTCTATCATCTGGCTCCAGATTGGCAAGATCGCGCGGATCTAGCCCAAGAAGTCTGGATTCGAGTTTATCGGAACATCAAGCGTCTCAACGAACCCGTAAAATTTCGCGGTTGGTTAAGTCGCATTGCCACTAACTTGTTCTACGATGAACTGCGTAAACGCAAGCGCGTCAGTCATCCGGTTTCTCTCGATGCCCCCCGGCGCGTTGATGACGGGGAAATTGAATGGGATATTGTCTCCGATTATCCCAGTCCCGACGACAACTTAGCCACGCGGGAATTTTATGACCGCTTACAGGTAGCGATCGCTGATTTACCCGAAGCTTTCCGCATGACCATCGTTCTACGGGAAATCGAAGGCATGGCCTACGAAGAAATCGCCCAACTGACGGGAGTTTCTTTAGGAACTGTTAAATCTCGGATTGCTCGAGCTAGAGCTAAATTACAATCAGTGCTACAACAATATCTAGATTAA
- a CDS encoding YlqD family protein: protein MDDANTSLLLKRPITLKVIVTTEWKQEAQQTLQAQIAQIDDQMQQLEMQGQRAIAEIQRQSISPPGPQVTEQIDNIQIQVNQKKSEFLERKNQFLQQMQQVQLVELDQEIAQGQMEGFFRIEKGENLIKKLNVEIVVRNGVVEEIRGDI from the coding sequence ATGGATGACGCAAATACCAGCTTATTACTAAAACGCCCGATTACTCTAAAAGTAATTGTGACAACCGAGTGGAAACAAGAAGCCCAACAAACTCTCCAGGCACAAATTGCCCAAATTGATGACCAAATGCAACAACTCGAAATGCAGGGACAACGGGCGATCGCAGAAATCCAAAGACAAAGCATTTCTCCCCCTGGACCTCAAGTGACTGAACAAATTGATAACATTCAAATTCAAGTCAATCAGAAAAAAAGTGAGTTCCTAGAACGCAAAAATCAGTTTTTGCAACAAATGCAGCAAGTTCAACTGGTAGAATTGGATCAAGAAATTGCCCAAGGGCAAATGGAAGGCTTTTTCCGCATTGAAAAAGGTGAAAACTTAATTAAAAAATTGAATGTAGAAATTGTCGTTCGCAATGGAGTCGTAGAAGAAATTCGCGGCGATATCTAA
- a CDS encoding class I SAM-dependent methyltransferase → MSDSTLKSSHASFKDQAQSYDLRVGLSPECCCAIAEKIVAIADLKPGDLIVEIGAGTGMIGQWLIASPYQYLGFDLSSEMLDIFRQKLPVQPDNCRLLQADGNDPWPVANGTAKVIFSSRTIHLLNEEHIIKESFRVAHREGAVLLLGSIQRDREGMKAKMRQEMQRRLQENGFPQRKKESKHQRLQELFSQPGIKRIDPLEVFRWTVVSTPQHSLTRWQEKAGIGGIEPSISVKETLLNELETWAKNTFGSLDQPIESEEAYILEGFWLYPQE, encoded by the coding sequence TTGTCAGATTCAACCTTGAAATCTAGCCACGCCTCTTTTAAAGACCAAGCACAAAGCTACGACTTGCGCGTAGGATTATCCCCTGAATGTTGTTGTGCTATTGCCGAAAAAATTGTAGCGATCGCTGACCTTAAACCTGGAGATTTAATCGTTGAAATTGGTGCAGGAACTGGGATGATTGGTCAATGGTTAATCGCATCTCCTTATCAATATTTAGGCTTTGATCTTTCCTCAGAAATGCTCGATATTTTCCGCCAAAAATTGCCCGTTCAACCGGATAATTGTAGGTTACTACAAGCGGATGGCAATGACCCTTGGCCGGTTGCTAATGGCACGGCTAAAGTGATCTTTAGTTCCCGAACTATCCACCTACTCAATGAAGAGCATATCATTAAAGAAAGCTTCCGTGTTGCTCATCGAGAAGGAGCAGTATTATTACTCGGAAGTATCCAACGGGATAGGGAAGGAATGAAAGCAAAGATGCGACAAGAAATGCAACGCAGACTACAAGAAAACGGTTTTCCACAACGCAAAAAAGAAAGCAAACATCAACGACTTCAAGAATTATTTAGCCAACCGGGTATCAAAAGAATAGACCCCCTAGAAGTATTTCGTTGGACAGTCGTCAGTACCCCCCAACATTCCCTCACCCGTTGGCAAGAAAAAGCCGGAATTGGTGGCATAGAACCCTCAATTTCGGTCAAAGAAACCTTGCTCAATGAGTTAGAAACTTGGGCAAAAAATACCTTTGGTAGCCTCGATCAACCCATCGAATCAGAGGAAGCTTATATCCTCGAAGGCTTTTGGCTTTACCCTCAAGAATAA
- a CDS encoding long-chain fatty acid--CoA ligase, whose translation MKSQLDYSSINALPEIWPLTAQNFGDIIALDDPHSNPPVSLTYAQLYQQIKNFAVGLQTLEVKLSSKVALFADNSPRWFIADQGSMMAGAANAVRSSQADKDELLYILADSDSTTLIVQDQKTLKKLRSGIDDLPIQLIILLSDEAPDQEAPIKTLNFQQLMDKGSQGTLAIATQTKDSLATLIYTSGTTGQPKGVMLSHGNLLHQVTNLDSVIQPKPGDRVLSILPSWHSYERSAEYFLLSQGCTMTYTSIRTFKTDLKRFKPHHMVGVPRLWESLYEGIQKQFREQSPTRQKLVEFFLNLSERYILAQRIAKNLSLEHFHASSFERLLARLQATLLSPLHILGDKLIYGKIRQGVGGNFETMVSGGGSLAKHLDMFYEIVNLPVLVGYGLTETSPVTNARTHSHNIRGSSGQPVPETEICIVDPDNRQILPQGQRGLVLVRGSQVMQGYYKKPEATRKAIDPDGWFDTGDLGWLTPMQDLVITGRAKDTIVLSNGENIEPQAIEDACIRSPYIDQMMVVGQDQKALGALIVPNLDALVTWAKSQQLTLNLPDASASREEILHSDLYSQPVQSLFRQELSREVKNRPGYRPDDQIKTFELILEPFSIDNGLMTQTLKIKRPVVTQRYQVMIDGMFNQK comes from the coding sequence ATGAAATCCCAACTAGATTATTCATCCATTAATGCCTTACCCGAAATTTGGCCGTTAACAGCGCAGAACTTTGGAGACATTATCGCCCTCGATGATCCCCACAGTAACCCCCCAGTGAGTTTAACCTATGCCCAGTTATATCAACAAATTAAAAACTTTGCCGTAGGATTACAAACATTAGAGGTCAAATTATCCTCAAAAGTTGCCTTATTTGCCGATAATAGTCCCCGTTGGTTCATCGCCGACCAAGGCTCAATGATGGCCGGGGCTGCCAATGCGGTAAGATCCTCCCAAGCCGATAAAGACGAATTACTCTATATTTTGGCAGATAGCGACAGTACCACCCTGATTGTGCAAGATCAAAAAACCCTGAAAAAACTGAGATCAGGCATTGACGATTTGCCCATTCAATTAATTATCCTATTAAGTGACGAAGCCCCTGATCAAGAAGCCCCCATCAAAACCCTGAACTTTCAACAATTGATGGACAAAGGAAGTCAAGGAACCCTAGCAATAGCCACTCAAACCAAAGATAGCCTAGCTACCCTGATTTATACTTCTGGAACCACCGGACAACCCAAGGGGGTGATGCTATCCCACGGAAACCTACTGCATCAGGTAACGAACTTAGACTCAGTGATCCAACCCAAACCCGGCGATCGCGTCCTCAGCATTCTCCCGTCCTGGCATTCCTACGAACGCAGTGCCGAATATTTCCTGCTTTCCCAAGGATGTACCATGACTTACACCAGTATTCGCACCTTCAAAACCGATCTCAAACGCTTTAAACCCCATCACATGGTGGGGGTTCCCCGTCTGTGGGAGTCCCTCTACGAAGGCATTCAGAAGCAATTTAGAGAACAAAGTCCCACCCGACAGAAATTAGTAGAATTTTTCCTCAATCTCTCAGAACGCTACATCCTTGCCCAACGCATCGCCAAGAACCTCAGCTTAGAACACTTCCACGCTTCTAGTTTTGAACGCCTGTTAGCCCGTCTGCAAGCCACCCTATTATCCCCCCTCCACATCTTGGGAGATAAGCTCATTTATGGCAAAATTCGTCAAGGAGTCGGGGGAAACTTTGAAACAATGGTCAGTGGTGGCGGATCATTAGCCAAACACCTCGATATGTTTTATGAAATTGTCAACCTTCCGGTGCTCGTTGGCTATGGACTCACCGAAACCTCCCCCGTCACCAACGCCCGAACCCATAGCCACAATATACGAGGATCATCAGGACAACCCGTTCCTGAAACCGAAATTTGTATCGTTGATCCCGATAACCGTCAAATCTTACCCCAAGGACAACGGGGACTGGTATTAGTGCGCGGTTCCCAAGTGATGCAAGGCTATTACAAAAAACCCGAAGCGACAAGAAAAGCGATCGATCCCGATGGTTGGTTTGACACAGGAGACTTAGGTTGGTTAACCCCGATGCAAGATCTTGTGATTACCGGACGGGCGAAAGATACCATTGTTTTAAGCAACGGCGAAAACATCGAACCCCAAGCGATCGAAGACGCTTGTATCCGTAGTCCCTACATTGATCAAATGATGGTCGTCGGGCAAGATCAAAAAGCCTTGGGTGCGCTGATTGTTCCGAATTTAGATGCCCTAGTCACCTGGGCAAAAAGCCAACAACTCACCTTAAACTTGCCCGATGCTTCCGCTTCCCGTGAGGAGATTCTCCACAGCGATCTCTATAGTCAGCCTGTGCAAAGTTTATTCCGTCAAGAATTAAGCCGAGAAGTGAAGAACCGTCCCGGTTATCGTCCTGATGATCAAATAAAGACATTTGAGTTGATTCTCGAACCCTTTTCCATTGACAATGGATTAATGACCCAAACCCTGAAAATTAAACGACCTGTTGTAACACAACGCTATCAGGTTATGATTGACGGGATGTTTAATCAAAAGTAA
- a CDS encoding uridine monophosphate kinase, translating into MMKTSTLALDNQLLSELGQSLVLGSLSNKDVLSETEREAPIKILPNANVLKIGGQSFIDRGRAAVFPLIEELVENLGTHEMIIGTGGGTRARHAYSVGVDLGLPTGVLSVLGTFVSMQNARIIYYLLAKHGIPFIEPVQFGQMAHYLAERGAVIFFGMPPYTFWHENPTVGRIPPHRTDTGAYLVSEVFGARSMIFIKDEEGLYTADPKKEINAKFIKRISVQELKALDLQDVVVERPVLDFMERAKNRRSIRVINGLIRGNLTRALNGEDVGTEIYAD; encoded by the coding sequence ATGATGAAAACTTCTACCCTTGCCCTAGACAATCAATTACTCTCAGAATTAGGTCAATCTTTGGTACTGGGTTCCCTCAGTAATAAAGACGTTTTATCAGAAACCGAACGGGAAGCCCCGATTAAAATTTTACCGAATGCTAATGTCTTAAAAATTGGGGGACAAAGCTTTATTGATCGAGGTCGAGCCGCCGTTTTTCCCTTAATTGAAGAACTGGTGGAAAACTTAGGGACTCATGAGATGATTATCGGAACAGGCGGCGGAACTAGAGCCCGTCATGCCTATAGTGTGGGGGTTGATTTAGGACTACCTACCGGAGTTTTAAGTGTGTTAGGAACCTTCGTGAGTATGCAGAATGCCCGCATTATTTATTATTTATTAGCTAAGCATGGTATCCCCTTTATTGAACCCGTACAATTCGGACAAATGGCGCATTATTTAGCCGAAAGAGGAGCCGTTATTTTCTTTGGAATGCCTCCCTATACTTTTTGGCATGAAAACCCAACAGTTGGACGCATTCCTCCCCATCGTACTGATACCGGAGCTTATTTGGTTAGCGAAGTATTTGGAGCAAGGTCGATGATTTTTATTAAAGATGAAGAAGGGTTATATACGGCTGATCCCAAAAAAGAAATCAATGCTAAGTTTATTAAACGCATTTCTGTCCAAGAATTAAAAGCCTTAGATTTACAAGATGTCGTCGTAGAAAGACCCGTCTTAGATTTCATGGAAAGAGCCAAAAATCGTCGTTCCATTCGGGTGATTAATGGACTCATTCGAGGCAATTTAACCCGTGCTCTCAACGGGGAAGACGTTGGCACCGAAATTTATGCCGATTAA
- the leuB gene encoding 3-isopropylmalate dehydrogenase: MTRQYCITLLPGDGIGPEILAVTVDVLKIIGQQFDITFNFQEALIGGSAIDATGNPLPEETLTLCRNSDAVLLAAIGGYKWDNLPRHQRPETGLLAIRAGLNLFANLRPATILPQLVDASSLKREVVEGVDIMVVRELTGGIYFGQPKGIFETETGEKRGVNTMAYTESEIDRIAQVAFETAQKRGKKLCSVDKANVLDVSQLWRDRVTLMADRYPDVELSHLYVDNAAMQLVRAPKQFDTIVTGNLFGDILSDAAAMLTGSIGMLPSASLGLGKPGLFEPVHGSAPDIAGQDKANPLAQVLSAAMMLRYGLDEPEAATKIEQGVLAVLDQGYRTGDIMSPGMKAVGCKAMGEALVKVLES, translated from the coding sequence ATGACGCGGCAATACTGCATAACCCTTCTTCCTGGCGATGGCATTGGACCCGAAATCTTAGCCGTTACGGTAGATGTCCTCAAAATTATTGGTCAGCAATTTGACATCACCTTTAACTTCCAAGAAGCCCTCATCGGTGGGTCTGCCATTGATGCCACAGGAAACCCCCTCCCCGAAGAAACCCTCACCCTCTGTCGTAACAGTGATGCCGTCCTATTAGCCGCCATTGGGGGCTATAAATGGGATAATCTGCCCCGTCATCAACGGCCTGAAACGGGACTCCTAGCCATTCGTGCGGGACTAAACCTCTTTGCCAATTTGCGTCCGGCCACCATTTTGCCCCAATTGGTCGATGCCTCCTCCCTAAAACGAGAAGTCGTCGAAGGAGTCGATATTATGGTCGTTCGAGAATTGACTGGGGGCATTTATTTCGGCCAGCCTAAAGGCATTTTTGAAACGGAAACCGGGGAAAAACGGGGAGTCAACACCATGGCCTATACCGAGTCAGAAATTGACCGCATCGCTCAAGTAGCCTTTGAAACCGCCCAAAAACGGGGCAAAAAATTGTGTTCCGTTGATAAGGCAAATGTGTTAGATGTGTCTCAATTATGGCGCGATCGCGTCACGTTAATGGCTGACCGATACCCCGATGTCGAACTATCTCACCTCTACGTTGATAACGCAGCTATGCAGCTTGTGCGGGCTCCCAAACAATTTGATACCATCGTCACGGGTAACTTATTTGGAGATATCCTCTCGGATGCGGCAGCGATGTTAACCGGAAGCATTGGAATGTTACCCTCGGCGAGTTTAGGATTGGGAAAACCAGGATTATTTGAACCCGTTCACGGTTCTGCCCCCGATATTGCCGGTCAAGATAAGGCAAACCCCTTGGCACAAGTCCTCAGCGCAGCGATGATGTTACGCTATGGGTTAGATGAACCCGAAGCAGCCACTAAGATTGAACAGGGTGTTTTAGCGGTACTCGATCAAGGCTATCGCACAGGGGATATTATGTCTCCAGGAATGAAAGCCGTCGGATGTAAAGCGATGGGAGAAGCTTTGGTGAAAGTTTTGGAATCATAA
- a CDS encoding late competence development ComFB family protein gives MSIQNIVERALKDGYLTPTMEAEVGRICESASELSLEEYMALDQLMGALLTGEVTAMPRKQFINVMEELVLSEAISRMAELESNKIHDTTVTEKKLDSPDVGDIAAYALNRLPPLYATTEEGAQYQRQHAQEELKTLICEQVEEGIQRYLERPTLPGRNPLEKIDRKDVFEKMTDLLKSLALDQESREGH, from the coding sequence ATGAGCATTCAAAACATTGTCGAACGCGCATTAAAAGATGGCTATCTCACTCCCACGATGGAGGCAGAGGTAGGACGCATTTGTGAATCAGCCTCTGAACTATCTCTTGAAGAATATATGGCCTTAGACCAACTAATGGGAGCTTTATTAACTGGGGAAGTCACCGCCATGCCTCGTAAACAATTCATTAACGTGATGGAAGAATTAGTCTTAAGCGAAGCCATCAGTCGCATGGCAGAACTTGAATCCAACAAAATCCATGACACTACTGTGACCGAAAAAAAACTAGATAGCCCCGATGTCGGTGATATTGCTGCCTATGCCCTTAATCGTTTGCCTCCTCTGTATGCTACGACCGAAGAAGGAGCCCAATATCAACGTCAACACGCCCAAGAAGAACTGAAAACCCTCATTTGCGAGCAGGTAGAAGAAGGGATTCAACGCTATCTCGAACGTCCCACCCTCCCTGGTAGAAATCCCCTCGAAAAAATTGATCGCAAAGACGTATTCGAGAAAATGACAGACTTACTGAAATCCCTCGCCCTCGACCAAGAATCCCGCGAAGGACATTGA
- a CDS encoding PEP-CTERM sorting domain-containing protein, with amino-acid sequence MNTIKSLTRGSIIVGGFILGLGTPSVLAADFKTTFTLDVPGGNPLVDTVVINWSTDLTSGIVSESDLTNWSYELLGLGSSVYSETVIVGGVVQPIGGVARTVSDLLFEFDLDTLTSIQFDNDVNVLQELSASGLTYNTYLNLTFGDGISVDQFFDGAIIEVSVDDSTFSQVTTVSSIPEPSTLLGLLAMGSLGVLSRKRQG; translated from the coding sequence ATGAATACCATTAAATCATTAACTCGGGGTAGTATTATTGTAGGCGGATTTATCTTAGGATTGGGCACTCCTTCCGTTTTAGCAGCCGACTTTAAAACCACCTTCACCCTCGATGTACCCGGAGGAAATCCCTTAGTTGATACCGTTGTCATTAACTGGTCAACGGATCTCACGTCAGGAATCGTTAGCGAAAGTGATCTCACCAATTGGTCCTATGAACTTTTGGGACTAGGTTCATCAGTGTATTCAGAAACGGTCATTGTTGGAGGAGTCGTTCAACCCATTGGTGGTGTCGCTAGAACCGTATCAGATCTACTCTTTGAGTTCGATTTAGATACCTTAACCTCAATTCAGTTTGATAATGATGTTAATGTCCTTCAAGAGCTATCGGCTAGCGGACTTACTTACAATACTTACCTCAATTTAACCTTCGGTGATGGGATTTCTGTTGATCAATTCTTCGATGGAGCAATCATTGAAGTAAGTGTTGATGACTCTACTTTTTCCCAAGTGACGACTGTCTCTAGTATTCCTGAACCTAGTACCTTGTTGGGATTATTAGCTATGGGTTCTCTGGGGGTATTGTCTCGCAAACGTCAGGGTTAA
- a CDS encoding tyrosine-type recombinase/integrase, translating to MYQTNLALPEDSPLQEFLATLPLKYRTIVALAYFTSSKIIDILSLKISDIDADKILIVQSDSGFSKLVPINPLLRPYLTIYLDGMGQKSTEFVFANSVGESMDSMSVFEVLKLVARQINFPEVYLFVLS from the coding sequence ATGTATCAAACCAATTTGGCTTTACCCGAAGACTCACCTTTGCAGGAGTTTTTAGCAACTTTGCCCCTCAAATATAGGACAATTGTGGCTCTTGCTTATTTTACTTCCTCGAAAATTATTGATATTTTATCGCTAAAAATCAGTGATATTGATGCTGATAAAATCCTTATTGTTCAATCAGACTCTGGTTTTAGTAAGTTAGTCCCTATTAATCCCTTATTAAGACCTTATTTAACGATTTATCTCGATGGAATGGGTCAAAAATCTACTGAATTTGTCTTTGCTAATTCAGTAGGAGAATCAATGGATAGTATGTCAGTTTTTGAGGTACTCAAGCTAGTGGCACGTCAAATTAATTTCCCAGAGGTTTATCTCTTTGTGCTGAGCTAA